The proteins below come from a single Mercenaria mercenaria strain notata chromosome 3, MADL_Memer_1, whole genome shotgun sequence genomic window:
- the LOC128555885 gene encoding uncharacterized protein LOC128555885 translates to MPLRERKGNRVIAADCVRIKDNLGAENTTEVRHNLKNHEGVAKVSEDVWMKVLEVEANWKEKKPMKQMFFTSWLKVKDEEKRKRLLDTYLKEGLTNYKELVRSLTQVNKSSPVIIRKDADSEKDIHQVELLSKENEMLKKAVQEKEAMIVKLEEECNRLREMMKSQISTEKTKNSISVEKRQRVESDEVKSRKKVKFTSDGVSVGDVVWARYVDGIAYPAKVISSVQARKSIQSDM, encoded by the exons TGATTGCTGCAGATTGTGTTAGAATAAAagataaccttggggcagaa AATACAACAGAAGTCCGACACAACCTCAAGAATCATGAAGGTGTGGCGAAGGTTTCTGAGGATGTCTGGATGAAAGTATTAGAAGTGGAAGCCAACTGGAAAGAAAAGAAGCCAATGAAGCAGATGTTCTTCACCAGTTGGCTAAAAGTCAAAGATGAGGAAAAGAGAAAACGTTTATTAGACACCTATCTAAAAGAAGGGTTGACAAACTACAAGGAATTAGT tagaaGCCTCACACAAGTAAACAAGAGTAGTCCTGTGATCATCCGAAAAGATGCTGACAGTGAAAAGGATATTCATCAAGTGGAGCTTTTgagcaaagaaaatgaaatgttgaaG AAAGCAGTGCAGGAAAAAGAGGCAATGATTGTTAAACTTGAAGAGGAATGTAACAGACTTAGAGAG ATGATGAAATCCCAGATTAGCACAGAAAAGACAaagaacagtatttcagttgaaAAG AGACAGAGGGTCGAGTCAGATGAAGTGAAGTCAAGAAAGAAG GTTAAGTTCACAAGTGATGGAGTGAGTGTTGGGGATGTTGTTTGGGCTCGGTATGTTGATGGCATTGCATATCCAGCAAAAGTGATAAGTTCAGTGCAAGCAcgcaaa AGTATACAGTCCGATATGTAG